In Sulfuritortus calidifontis, the sequence GCCGAGCGCGGCCGAGGCGGTGAGGTCCATGACCAGCATGAACGGCACGACGAAGGTGAGCGGCAGAAACAGGGCCAGCAGCGGCACCGCGACCAGGCCCGAGCCGAAGCCGGAGATGCCGCGGATGAAATAGGCCAGCAGCAGGATGCCGCCGGCGGAGAAAAGATCGAGACTGCTGAGGCCGTCCATGCGCTCAGGCCATCGGGCCGGATCAGATCCGGCTGCCGCGTTCGATGATGATGCCCAGTTCCTTCACGTTGCGCAGGATGGCCTGCTTGCGCACGGCGATGCGCACCCAGGGCGCGCCGAACTCGCCGCGCACGATCTCGGCGATGTGCTCGCCCAGGGCCTCGACCAGCTGGAATTCCTTGGTCGCGATGCTCTCCTGGATGCGGGCGGCGACCTTGGCGTAGTCGATGGTGTCGACCACGTTGTCGGTATGGCCCGCCTTGTGGTCGTAGAGGCCGATCTCCAGGTCCAGGATGACGGGCTGCGGCGCTTTACGCTCCCATTCGTAAAGACCGATAATCATCTCCAGGCGGAAATCCCGCAAAAACAGAATATCCATCACGACATCCAACAGGCAAAGGCCGCCATTTTACGCACATGACCGAACTCGCGCTGCTTCTGATTGCCGCTTATCTGATCGGCTCCATCTCCTTCGCCATCGTGATCAGCCGTCTTTACGGCCTGCCGGACCCGCGCGGCCACGGCTCGGGCAACCCGGGCGCGACCAATGTCCTGCGCACCGGCAGGAAGTCGGCGGCGGCCCTGACCCTGCTGGGCGATGCCCTGAAGGGCGTGGCCGCGGTGCTGCTGGCCAGGTGGGCAAGCGAGGCCTGGGGCCTGCCCGGCTATGCGCCCTATCTGGCCGCCCTGGCCGTGTTCCTCGGTCACCTGTTCCCGGTCTTCTTCGGCTTCCAAGGCGGCAAGGGCGTGGCCACCGCCCTGGGCGTGCTGCTCGCGCTCAACCTCGGGGTCGGTTTGGCCTGCGCGGCGACCTGGCTGCTCATGTTCGCCCTCACCCGGGTGTCCTCGCTCTCGGCCCTGGTGGCGGCCGCGCTGGCGCCGCTGTATGGTTACTGGCTGGTGGGCGGTGCGGCCGAGACAGCCTTGCTGGTGGTGTTGAGCGCGATGGTCTTG encodes:
- a CDS encoding dihydroneopterin aldolase, whose amino-acid sequence is MDILFLRDFRLEMIIGLYEWERKAPQPVILDLEIGLYDHKAGHTDNVVDTIDYAKVAARIQESIATKEFQLVEALGEHIAEIVRGEFGAPWVRIAVRKQAILRNVKELGIIIERGSRI
- the plsY gene encoding glycerol-3-phosphate 1-O-acyltransferase PlsY, whose product is MTELALLLIAAYLIGSISFAIVISRLYGLPDPRGHGSGNPGATNVLRTGRKSAAALTLLGDALKGVAAVLLARWASEAWGLPGYAPYLAALAVFLGHLFPVFFGFQGGKGVATALGVLLALNLGVGLACAATWLLMFALTRVSSLSALVAAALAPLYGYWLVGGAAETALLVVLSAMVLARHHGNIRRLIRGEEAVFKKRS